In a genomic window of Kluyveromyces marxianus DMKU3-1042 DNA, complete genome, chromosome 7:
- the ECM13 gene encoding Ecm13p — translation MTTIMSLSQQYILASRAKRKLLSAANQSGGKDHELRVLVGHANLLDRLSESISKFDSLLSRNSYEESHVIHEEEEDEEFYEDGEDEYSSSSDSEDEDTQPLVSSKISSLSPYNRVRDAHSSSGKDAPESEQDSAVSSSSDEEESTSDSDYDESNARSRYLATLQDMQDESEDEEPNYILSTHPILYKCPSQNLTLSSVSLNLTSGTSNDLLHNDESRVTTLVLSDDESENELEEDLGTLSPVYVL, via the coding sequence ATGACTACTATAATGAGCTTATCACAGCAATATATTCTCGCTTCTAGAGCCAAGAGGAAGCTTTTGTCAGCAGCAAACCAGAGTGGGGGTAAAGACCACGAATTGAGGGTCCTTGTAGGCCATGCAAACTTGCTAGATAGACTATCAGAGTCAATATCTAAATTCGACTCTCTGCTTTCCAGAAACTCTTACGAAGaaagtcacgtgatccatgaagaggaagaagacgaagagTTCTACGAGGATGGAGAGGACGAATACAGCAGTAGTAGTGACAGCGAGGACGAAGACACACAGCCATTGGTATCAAGCAAAATCTCATCATTGTCGCCCTACAATCGGGTGCGAGACGCTCACTCTTCCTCTGGCAAGGACGCACCAGAAAGCGAGCAGGATTCCGCCGTATCGTCATCGtctgatgaggaagaatcAACGTCAGATTCTGATTACGACGAATCAAACGCCCGCTCCAGATACCTCGCTACACTTCAAGACATGCAAGATGAGTCTGAAGACGAAGAACCAAACTATATTCTATCAACACACCCAATATTGTACAAATGTCCCTCCCAAAATCTGACGCTGTCGTCAGTATCACTAAATTTGACGTCCGGAACATCAAATGACTTACTACATAACGACGAGTCTCGAGTTACCACTCTTGTACTCTCAGATGATGAATCCGAGAATGAACTGGAAGAAGATCTAGGAACACTATCGCCAGTTTATGTTCTGTGA
- the EDE1 gene encoding Ede1p codes for MSGIAFRVPLTGEEKQAFSQHFTRLDDEQLGIVTGEALRPLFSQSGLTAQQLSQIWTICDTENAGFLKEDQFYAAMRMIAHLQQNPSAPITLELYQTPASKLPVFNQQAGVQSSGAGTGAAPPATVQRNGSVMNRSVSKTNTGSPSTYAVIPVCTPHDYAKFSQLFDRSTDGSGVLAGNKAREIFIKAKLPTQTLGAIWGLCDRNNSGSLDKIEFVMAMHLIQLTLQQNPAVQNLPSVLPNYLWNSLTSTASSSMTPLSANNTGFSFSSGNGSVVRHSSIARKPSLSRLPSGTFSNAAVDWTLTPEKKQQFDAIFDSLDKEKKGSLGSNVLVPFFLTSKLGQDVLATVWDLADIHNSPVFTKVEFAIAMFLIQKKNAGIDLPDVVPDQLLHSPALGLYQNNQQQQQQQPAPRSPIALPKSNEAAPAYQNLPAPVQVQKTSSSALDDLLGLNESFTPPPQQAQLQSQPQSPPPPPAHAPSNMRKFRPTSTFGQTMIPEESNPSQEPEQQQQQQQFAQSNFSRSTNAPPPPPSKRNSSLPNVPNFTGTIGSSGSSAAASTPGTVGTNRSIIPNVSSSAPPSSLSQATTELANLSTQVSSLTTQATKVHGEKTAAQNELTRITNMKASIESKLVTLRASYDAEVRQTEEIQTQLNSLRQENESLKQQTAVAEANYHAAQAQNEDLQRQLQEAQEEDRQLKERLAQFNTLTAELQEKLSQTQENVKVEKSRVDVHAKQLEVAEVTSSNLQEEIQALEQTLGVYLSKHKELNDYKATIEAQHAEMQNKHQAYLAKSEEIQAREAEVQARTAEVEKQEQLYREQVAQLQQMFDDLQKKKAEFDAVNSDFEKQQYDYADRVQKFSESQMKFAMGEIPDDEYTNELLQQKKSTAQSTEGGDDEEKQESVFDKDVPTPVSQTEPDDEERNQQLQNGELHEDQQANQQGTEDEVAAEAMADSFEGSLNEYGIPRTGSTTSSTANNPPQSVRDEVDSEPKENALPDIDQQLEDEDEDDNVESGEKEEKKEDAPKAISNEQLPGGWSTGSTLEKEEASHSNPDSGSGSDSDSIKKTPVLGPQDKSASSVGKDSNQLPQIQNLTLDNDELSSSDEDEQERFESPEKNVPSKTDTPEFVNQFEHISHQDLDDNVFHDASSVRPFSTAESTNAPVGNDEWDEIFSGLGNNTNTSRSVGNGGAAPSAPPVHLQHPMPSTGSVPTSGSSKPPIDRGIAVTPKSLAIEELSSMGFSKEEATKALEKCDWDLDDATNLLLDGA; via the coding sequence ATGTCAGGGATTGCGTTCCGTGTGCCTCTTACCGGCGAGGAAAAGCAAGCGTTTTCGCAACACTTTACCCGGCTAGATGATGAACAACTGGGAATTGTAACTGGCGAGGCTCTAAGGCCATTATTCAGCCAATCTGGGTTGACAGCGCAGCAATTGTCGCAGATATGGACAATATGTGATACAGAGAATGCAGGgttcttgaaagaagatcaGTTTTACGCAGCCATGCGGATGATTGCCCATCTACAACAAAATCCTAGTGCGCCAATTACCTTGGAATTGTACCAAACCCCTGCGTCCAAACTACCGGTTTTCAACCAACAGGCAGGAGTACAGTCATCGGGAGCAGGTACTGGTGCCGCTCCACCAGCCACAGTTCAAAGGAATGGTTCTGTTATGAACAGATCCGTAAGCAAGACCAACACGGGATCACCATCTACATATGCGGTTATCCCCGTGTGTACACCCCATGATTATGCGAAGTTTTCGCAATTGTTCGACAGATCTACCGATGGATCTGGTGTGTTGGCTGGTAACAAGGCTAGAGAAATATTCATTAAGGCAAAGTTGCCAACTCAAACCTTGGGTGCTATCTGGGGTTTGTGTGACAGAAACAACAGTGGTAGTCTTGATAAAATTGAGTTTGTCATGGCCATGCATTTGATCCAATTGACTTTGCAACAGAATCCAGCAGTTCAGAATTTGCCTTCCGTCTTGCCAAACTACTTGTGGAACTCCTTGACCAGTACAGCATCCTCTTCCATGACTCCGTTGAGCGCTAACAACACAGGTTTTTCGTTTAGCTCGGGTAACGGATCGGTCGTAAGGCACTCATCCATTGCTAGAAAACCTTCTTTGTCAAGGCTTCCCTCCGGAACCTTTTCTAATGCAGCTGTTGATTGGACCTTGACCCCtgagaagaagcagcaatTCGACGCTATATTCGATTCTTTGGACAAGGAGAAAAAGGGTTCCTTGGGCTCTAACGTCTTGGTCCCATTCTTTTTGACTTCCAAGCTAGGACAAGATGTCTTGGCAACAGTGTGGGATTTGGCAGATATTCACAACAGTCCTGTATTTACTAAGGTTGAATTCGCCATTGCAATGTTCTTgatccaaaagaaaaatgcgGGTATAGACTTGCCAGATGTTGTCCCAGACCAATTGTTACACTCCCCAGCTTTGGGTTTGTACCAAAACAatcaacagcaacaacagcaacaaccaGCTCCAAGAAGCCCTATTGCTCTACCAAAATCTAACGAAGCCGCGCCTGCATACCAGAATTTACCCGCTCCAGTTCAAGTTCAGAAAACTAGCAGTAGCGCTTTAGATGATTTGCTGGGTCTAAATGAGTCATTCACTCCTCCACCACAACAAGCTCAACTCCAATCGCAGCCACAATCACCTCCTCCTCCCCCAGCTCATGCTCCTTCAAACATGAGAAAATTCAGACCTACTTCTACGTTTGGGCAAACTATGATTCCAGAAGAATCCAATCCTTCTCAAGAGCCGgagcagcaacagcaacagcaacaattTGCGCAAAGTAACTTTTCACGTTCAACAAATGCTCCTCCACCACCTCCTTCCAAGCgtaattcttctttgccAAACGTTCCAAACTTTACCGGTACCATTGGCTCCTCAGGCTCAAGTGCTGCCGCTTCAACACCGGGTACCGTTGGAACAAATAGATCTATCATTCCAAATGTAAGCTCGTCTGCACCTCCATCATCTCTTTCTCAAGCTACTACAGAGTTAGCAAACCTATCGACTCAGGTAAGCTCATTGACTACTCAAGCAACTAAGGTACACGGTGAGAAAACAGCTGCACAAAACGAACTTACACGTATTACCAATATGAAGGCTTCGATCGAAAGCAAGTTAGTTACTCTTCGTGCCTCGTACGATGCTGAGGTTCGCCAAACAGAAGAGATCCAAACTCAGTTGAATTCTCTCCGCCAAGAAAATGAATCTCTAAAACAACAAACTGCAGTAGCTGAGGCAAACTACCATGCTGCACAGGCCCAAAATGAAGATCTCCAAAGACAATTGCAAGAAGCCCAGGAAGAAGATAGGCagttaaaagaaagattggCACAATTTAACACTTTGACAGCCGAATTGCAAGAGAAACTCTCTCAAACCCAAGAAAATGTTAAGGTAGAAAAATCCAGAGTTGATGTTCATGCTAAGCAACTAGAAGTAGCGGAGGTGACATCAAGTAATCTCCAAGAGGAGATTCAAGCTCTTGAACAAACCTTGGGTGTTTATCTGTCGAAGCATAAAGAATTGAATGACTACAAGGCCACAATTGAAGCTCAACATGCTGAGATGCAAAACAAACATCAGGCGTACCTGGCCAAGTCTGAGGAGATTCAGGCCAGAGAAGCTGAAGTTCAAGCAAGGACCgcagaagttgaaaagcAAGAGCAACTGTATCGTGAACAAGTCGCACAATTACAACAAATGTTTGATGATTtgcagaaaaagaaggcagAATTTGATGCAGTTAATTCTGATTTCGAGAAACAACAGTATGACTATGCAGACAGAGTTCAAAAATTCTCTGAGAGTCAAATGAAATTCGCCATGGGTGAAATTCCAGACGATGAATACACTAATGAACTattacaacaaaagaaatcgACAGCACAATCTACCGAGGGAggagatgatgaagagaagCAGGAAAGTGTTTTCGACAAGGATGTTCCAACTCCTGTTTCACAGACAGAACCAGACGATGAAGAACGCAATCAACAGCTACAAAATGGTGAACTGCATGAAGATCAACAAGCAAATCAACAAGGTACTGAAGATGAAGTAGCTGCCGAGGCTATGGCTGATTCTTTCGAAGGAAGTTTGAACGAATATGGAATCCCAAGGACAGGATCTACTACCTCTTCTACCGCTAACAATCCTCCCCAATCAGTTAGGGATGAGGTTGATAGtgaaccaaaagaaaatgcatTGCCAGATATTGACCAACAACTggaggatgaagatgaagatgataacGTAGAGAGCGgtgagaaagaagagaagaaggaagatgCTCCTAAGGCCATTTCTAACGAGCAACTTCCTGGTGGTTGGTCTACTGGTTCAACTttagaaaaagaggaagctTCTCATTCCAACCCTGACTCTGGGTCTGGatctgattctgattctaTTAAGAAAACGCCAGTACTGGGTCCTCAAGACAAGAGTGCATCTTCGGTGGGAAAGGACAGTAACCAATTGCCTCAGATTCAAAATTTGACACTCGATAATGATGAACTGTCGTCAAGTGATGAGGACGAGCAAGAGAGGTTTGAATCACCTGAAAAGAATGTCCCAAGTAAAACTGACACTCCCGAATTTGTGAATCAGTTTGAACATATCTCTCATCAAGACTTAGATGACAACGTTTTCCACGATGCAAGTTCGGTGAGACCATTTAGTACTGCTGAGTCTACTAACGCTCCTGTGGGTAATGACGAATGGGATGAGATATTTTCCGGTTTAGGAAATAACACCAATACATCTCGGAGTGTAGGTAATGGAGGTGCTGCTCCTTCTGCACCACCTGTGCATTTGCAACACCCAATGCCAAGCACAGGATCTGTTCCTACTTCAGGCTCCAGCAAGCCTCCAATTGACAGAGGAATTGCTGTAACTCCAAAGTCTCTTGCTATTGAAGAGCTAAGCAGTATGGGTTTCTCTAAGGAAGAAGCCACTAAAGCTCTTGAAAAGTGTGACTGGGATTTGGATGATGCCACGAATCTACTACTTGATGGTGCTTAG
- the RSM7 gene encoding mitochondrial 37S ribosomal protein uS7m, with amino-acid sequence MLRTGRSGLRYVQSYGLVNALGNRVAGRVGSMSLRPIAPVQVRMQSQGGNVESNISQTEQASAQEQEQYRLSDEQVDEWMNAIRNLEEEFSQGEYNPATSLAPENQSRVNILEKAMELNKPKFEPTAEQVEEWERLKTVPIPKREDKTLQHVTNMIMRHGKKERAQKILSRALYIVFCQTRKDPVKVLKESLDVLAPLMLVKTFKTGVAKATVVPVPLNQRQRFRVAWKWIVESSAKRSSSDFAVRLGEELVAVYKGNSSGFEKRDSIHKTAIAHRAYINLK; translated from the coding sequence ATGTTAAGAACAGGAAGATCCGGTTTGAGGTACGTGCAAAGCTATGGCCTTGTTAATGCGTTAGGCAATAGAGTTGCTGGCCGCGTTGGCAGCATGTCATTGAGACCAATTGCGCCAGTACAGGTTAGAATGCAGAGCCAAGGAGGAAATGTAGAATCTAACATTTCGCAAACGGAACAGGCATCAGcccaagaacaagagcaGTACCGTCTAAGCGATGAACAGGTAGACGAGTGGATGAATGCCATCAGGAACCTGGAGGAAGAGTTTTCGCAAGGAGAATACAACCCAGCCACATCGCTAGCACCTGAAAACCAATCTAGAGTGAATATCTTGGAGAAAGCGATGGAACTCAACAAGCCAAAGTTCGAGCCAACTGCGGAGCAGGTGGAAGAATGGGAACGTTTGAAAACTGTTCCCATTCCCAAAAGAGAGGATAAGACACTACAGCATGTGACAAATATGATTATGAGACATGggaagaaggaaagagcGCAAAAGATTTTGTCCAGGGCTCtatatattgttttctgtCAGACACGAAAGGATCCGGTGAAAGTGTTGAAAGAATCGTTGGACGTTCTAGCGCCTTTGATGCTTGTCAAGACGTTCAAGACTGGTGTTGCTAAGGCCACTGTTGTCCCAGTTCCGTTGAACCAAAGACAAAGGTTCAGAGTTGCATGGAAGTGGATCGTAGAGAGTTCTGCAAAGAGATCCTCTAGCGATTTCGCTGTCAGATTGGGAGAAGAGCTTGTTGCCGTATACAAAGGTAACAGTTCCGGTTTCGAAAAGAGAGACTCCATTCACAAGACTGCAATTGCTCACAGAGCTTACATCAACCTAAAATGA
- the NNF1 gene encoding MIND complex subunit NNF1 produces MSISQNGNNVDHVRFQRLVQVCNKALEESIKQLESWEKIQDCFPEYCQTREGSENLSVCQQQVSKLWANLSRVEFDAIFHERNIEEKLNQLDELIDKAKRRNISSTGTNNLRRMDELMPSELIDGNLQSAKLSTLEKLEERLVSIKNMNSTLESELKDLNDKVFEELDKLQQIYDDTLKDEVSVPDDVIKQAVIDMIIETRQD; encoded by the coding sequence ATGTCTATTAGTCAGAATGGGAATAACGTTGATCATGTGCGGTTCCAAAGGCTTGTTCAAGTCTGTAATAAGGCATTAGAAGAGAGCATCAAACAACTTGAATCATGGGAAAAGATACAAGATTGTTTCCCGGAGTATTGTCAAACGAGAGAGGGTAGTGAAAATTTATCCGTATGTCAACAACAGGTGTCTAAACTATGGGCAAACTTATCTAGAGTAGAATTTGATGCCATATTTCACGAAAGGAACATTGAAGAGAAATTAAATCAACTTGATGAGCTTATTGACAAGGCCAAACGCAGAAATATATCTTCGACAGGTACAAATAACCTGCGAAGAATGGACGAGCTCATGCCTTCTGAATTAATAGATGGGAATTTACAGTCTGCAAAATTATCAACGCTCGAGAAGTTAGAAGAAAGACTAGTGTCtattaaaaatatgaatAGCACTCTAGAGAGCGAGCTTAAAGACCTTAATGATAAAGTTTTCGAAGAACTAGATAAATTGCAACAAATTTATGATGATACCCTTAAAGACGAAGTTTCTGTTCCAGATGATGTAATAAAACAAGCAGTCATTGATATGATAATCGAAACTAGACAAGATTGA
- the PSY4 gene encoding Psy4p, producing the protein MMGIRSKQLYDRLSTIVIDKDLSIFNEIPSSEFLPELCMHFSETIPKDIFEYEEDSHEDLLCRLKELSEYLEAKFAKRDKYPFTIQRICELSYHPLEYFRVDALGKFVSALEKCCFVNTDWTLKLGEVSPNTDPLEDVSLVPIDWPETSKEGSQSLGNLLAKIEAIVAVNFGFDDFEDEDEDDGEDEDGDGNARHSYGNNKRDVLIERYEEFDDDDYEHDDEEYNDEESTSSDSSDDDDDKEGGEEQSHDQGKKNEEVGTYSIEFSKSIDGVQTESSSIEDVIEDDNESVLSRKRNVTELDDYQYNEVKEGTRLITTPKKSKVPANELGSDVVSPVVSNQENATTTSTNDAARINELGSPETSTSEVTQSEKNELSTSPLHDRTRS; encoded by the coding sequence ATGATGGGAATTAGGTCCAAACAACTATACGACCGGCTTTCGACGATAGTGATTGATAAAGACTTAAgcattttcaatgaaataCCGTCTTCAGAATTTCTCCCGGAGTTGTGTATGCATTTCAGTGAGACGATACCGAAGGATATCTTTGAGTATGAAGAGGATTCGCACGAAGATTTGTTGTGTAGGCTAAAGGAGCTGTCAGAATACCTTGAAGCGAAATTTGCGAAGAGAGACAAGTATCCGTTTACTATCCAGAGGATTTGCGAGCTATCGTACCATCCACTTGAATACTTTCGTGTTGATGCGTTGGGGAAGTTCGTGTCGGCTCTTGAAAAGTGCTGTTTTGTGAATACGGACTGGACACTGAAGCTCGGGGAGGTTAGCCCTAATACAGATCCGCTGGAGGACGTTTCACTGGTACCGATAGACTGGCCAGAGACGAGTAAGGAGGGCAGCCAGTCGTTAGGAAATCTACTAGCGAAGATCGAGGCGATAGTGGCAGTGAACTTTGGTTTCGATGATTTCGAAGACGAAGACGAGGACGACGGAGAGGATGAAGACGGAGACGGCAATGCCAGACATTCGTATGGTAACAACAAACGTGATGTGTTAATAGAAAGATACGAAGAGTTTGATGACGACGATTATGAGCACGACGATGAAGAATACAATGACGAGGAGAGTACCAGCAGCGATTCGTccgatgacgacgatgacAAAGAAGGTGGGGAAGAGCAAAGCCATGATCAgggcaaaaaaaatgaagaagtagGAACATATAGCATTGAATTCTCCAAATCAATAGATGGCGTACAGACGGAAAGCAGTTCGATCGAAGACGTGATAGAGGATGATAATGAAAGTGTACTATCGAGGAAACGGAACGTCACTGAGTTGGACGATTACCAATATAACGAAGTGAAAGAAGGCACCCGGCTCATTACAACTCCTAAGAAGAGTAAAGTTCCTGCAAACGAACTCGGATCTGACGTTGTATCTCCTGTTGTCTCTAACCAAGAaaatgcaacaacaacatcaacaaatgATGCTGCAAGAATAAATGAGTTAGGTTCACCAGAGACGTCGACCTCAGAAGTAACTCAATCGGAAAAAAATGAGTTATCAACAAGTCCATTGCATGACAGGACAAGATCGTAA
- the PXP2 gene encoding Pxp2p, producing the protein MLLTAQRLVAISKWNGSFSLTNYLIAATALSVSNEYKEIPKVYHLAMMMSEEPNNDDESLNRTVNTVLSMYEKELQDTNSLIFERKHHMPTGERSNIFESMYEVPSERQRKLTKQFREALLKTIPLAGIPKAINSLLLLSSVTPASLTPSYQSVPRSGTTPQELFPDIVRTINSENHVDRGMAHWNHLYGKVSGRVINKLNRAYPDLWYSVMAHGYGPVLSFSDILDARETSLIIIASLVPQDVNIQLWGHLKGALNLGCTEEDIENARSLSIEVARWCGVKWKGDVVKL; encoded by the coding sequence ATGTTACTTACAGCACAACGTCTTGTTGCTATATCCAAATGGAATGGAAGTTTTTCACTAACGAATTATCTCATAGCTGCAACAGCGCTCAGCGTGAGTAATGAGTACAAGGAAATTCCGAAAGTGTATCACCtagcgatgatgatgagtGAGGAACCgaataatgatgatgaaagtTTAAATCGTACCGTGAATACAGTTTTAAGTATGTACGAGAAAGAACTCCAAGATACAAATAGCTTAATTTTTGAAAGGAAGCACCATATGCCGACTGGGGAAAGAAGCAATATCTTTGAATCTATGTATGAAGTCCCTAGCGAACGGCAGAGAAAATTAACCAAGCAATTCCGTGAAGCGCTACTCAAGACAATTCCTTTGGCTGGAATACCTAAGGCCATAAATagtttgcttcttttgtccAGCGTTACGCCAGCTTCGTTGACCCCTTCTTACCAGAGTGTGCCAAGAAGTGGTACTACTCCACAAGAACTTTTTCCTGATATTGTACGCACCATAAACTCTGAAAACCACGTAGATCGTGGTATGGCCCATTGGAATCATCTCTACGGTAAGGTTTCTGGAAGGGTGATTAATAAATTGAATAGAGCGTATCCGGATCTTTGGTACAGTGTAATGGCACATGGATATGGGCCAGTGCTTTCATTTTCGGATATTCTTGATGCACGTGAGACAAGTCTAATTATCATCGCTTCTCTAGTGCCCCAGGATGTGAATATTCAGCTTTGGGGTCACCTAAAGGGTGCTCTTAATTTGGGATGTACGGAGGAAGACATTGAAAATGCTAGATCTTTAAGTATTGAAGTTGCTCGCTGGTGCGGAGTAAAATGGAAAGGCGATGTGGTGAAGTTATAG
- the COR1 gene encoding ubiquinol--cytochrome-c reductase subunit COR1 has product MLRTTVRSSFLKRTIATQIAPKSIVTELSNGVVVATEPNPSSATAAVGVVFGSGATAENPYNNGVSNLLTNAFVASSVKEAHKLGFSLDTKVDRDYQSYIVNSQPGQYAKALDFLQSKLLNPVSDAVFESTKASTLASVAKFEETEHEERVFEHLHATAFQNTPLSLPVRGTVESLEGLENIDLTNFAQSHFKSSNAVIVGTGNVNHDELVKAVETKVSLLSGEKPVQKKKSSFLGSEVRLRDDTLPKAWISIAAEGESLSSPNYYVAQVAAQVFGSFNAAEPASNLQGVKLIDEVNEYHICDSFDHFSVSYKDSGLWGFRTTISDPHNIDETVHFTLKQWNRLTISVTETEVARAKAQLKLKLASQATTNAAAANLLGAHTLAIGAKTGLSEAFAKIDKISTKDVKAWASERLWDQDIAVAGTGKIEDLLDYVRMRNDMSMMRW; this is encoded by the coding sequence ATGTTGAGAACTACTGTTagatcttctttcttgaagagaACTATTGCTACACAAATTGCTCCAAAGTCCATTGTCACTGAATTGAGTAAcggtgttgttgttgctacCGAACCAAACCCAAGCTCTGCTACTGCAGCCGTCGGTGTCGTGTTCGGTTCCGGTGCTACTGCTGAAAACCCATACAACAACGGTGTTTCCAACCTTTTGACTAACGCTTTTGTTGCCTCTTCCGTCAAGGAAGCTCACAAGTTGGGTTTCTCTTTGGACACCAAGGTTGACAGAGACTACCAATCCTACATCGTCAACTCTCAACCAGGTCAATACGCTAAGGCCTTGGACTTCTTGCAATCCAAGCTTCTAAACCCAGTTTCCGACGCTGTCTTTGAATCTACTAAGGCTTCTACCTTGGCTTCCGTTGCTAAGTTCGAAGAAACCGAACACGAAGAACGTGTCTTTGAACACTTGCATGCTACTGCTTTCCAAAACACCCCATTGTCTTTGCCAGTCAGAGGTACTGTTGAATCTTTGGAAGGTTTGGAAAACATTGACTTGACCAACTTTGCCCAAAGCCATTTCAAGTCTAGCAACGCCGTTATCGTCGGTACCGGTAACGTTAACCACGATGAATTGGTTAAGGCTGTTGAAACTAAGGTTTCTTTGCTATCCGGTGAAAAGCCagttcaaaagaagaagtcttctttcttgggtTCTGAAGTCAGACTAAGAGATGACACCCTACCAAAGGCCTGGATCTCCATTGCCGCAGAAGGTGAATCTCTATCTTCTCCAAACTACTATGTCGCTCAAGTTGCTGCTCAAGTATTCGGCTCCTTCAATGCTGCTGAACCAGCTTCCAACTTGCAAGGTGTTAAGTTGATTGACGAAGTTAACGAATACCACATCTGTGACTCTTTCGACCACTTCTCTGTCTCTTACAAGGACTCCGGTTTGTGGGGTTTCAGAACCACCATCTCCGACCCACATAACATTGACGAAACTGTCCACTTCACCTTGAAGCAATGGAACAGATTGACAATCTCTGTTACCGAAACCGAAGTTGCCCGTGCTAAGGCTcaattgaagttgaagttggCTTCTCAAGCTACCACCAacgctgctgctgctaacTTGTTGGGTGCCCACACTTTGGCTATCGGTGCTAAGACCGGTTTGTCCGAAGCCTTCGCAAAGATTGACAAGATCTCTACCAAGGACGTTAAGGCTTGGGCTTCTGAAAGATTATGGGATCAAGACATCGCTGTTGCAGGTACCGGTAAGATCGAAGACTTGCTAGACTATGTTAGAATGAGAAATGACATGAGTATGATGAGATGGTAA